The following coding sequences are from one Tolumonas lignilytica window:
- the ssb gene encoding single-stranded DNA-binding protein yields the protein MARGVNKVIIVGNLGQDPEVRYMPNGNAVANFTVATSESWKDQQGQLQERTEWHRIVVYRRLAEIAGEYLRKGAKVYLEGRLQTREWVDQQSQQKRYTTEIIVNEMQMLDTRSGAPAGGNMGAPAQQPQQGNWGRPAAAAPQGNANPGYGAPAAPQGGYAPAPAAQQGGYAPAPAAQQPTYNEPPMDFDDDIPF from the coding sequence ATGGCCAGAGGCGTGAATAAAGTCATTATCGTTGGCAATCTGGGGCAAGACCCGGAAGTGCGTTACATGCCGAATGGCAACGCAGTGGCCAACTTCACCGTTGCGACCAGCGAAAGCTGGAAGGATCAACAGGGCCAGCTGCAGGAACGTACTGAGTGGCATCGCATTGTGGTTTACCGCCGTCTGGCTGAGATCGCGGGTGAATATCTGCGTAAAGGTGCCAAAGTGTATCTGGAAGGTCGTCTGCAAACGCGTGAATGGGTCGATCAACAAAGCCAGCAAAAACGTTACACCACTGAAATCATTGTCAATGAAATGCAAATGCTGGATACCCGCAGCGGCGCGCCTGCTGGCGGCAACATGGGAGCACCGGCACAGCAACCACAACAAGGTAATTGGGGTCGCCCTGCCGCCGCCGCGCCACAGGGTAATGCGAATCCTGGTTACGGTGCACCGGCTGCACCACAAGGGGGTTATGCTCCTGCCCCGGCAGCACAGCAAGGGGGTTATGCTCCTGCCCCGGCAGCACAGCAACCAACCTATAACGAACCACCGATGGATTTCGACGACGATATTCCGTTCTGA